The Ipomoea triloba cultivar NCNSP0323 chromosome 14, ASM357664v1 region CCAAAGAATTGCCTACCAAACAGTGCTGCTCGGAGCTTCTAAGTTGGGGAGAGAAATGTTATTATTACTGGATGGACTATGAAGTTCCTAACATACCCAGTGCCCAAGAGGGTGATCCTTTTCATGCATATTCTTATGAATTATTTTTACTAAATGCTAATATTGTATATACTGGTTGTGAATCGTCTAAAGTGCTCTAAAACATTTAGCTGGATTTTTTGTTTCTTAATGTATTAATTAACCTGTAATTGATGCCCAAGTTCGTACCATATATATGCTTGCTCAGGATTAATATAAgattaatattcaattttatttctctagattgttatgaatataattgaaTAACAAGTGTTAGGGGTGTTTGGCAATTGATTGTTAATTGATATCTAATAGCTGATTGATTTAACTAATACGGGGTAGTTGATATCTGATTGTGTTAgctgatttgaccaactaatagTATTAATTAGTTATAGAAAGATGCGTGGAGCGCAATAGGCTGGTTCCTAAATTACGCAATTCTTTCGCTTCATGCACAAATAAAATGACTTTGTTTTCCTTTATCTATCACCTGGCGGGCTTCACAAAAAACCAAAATTTACAGAacaaaaaaccaacaaaaaatcaCTCTCTACATTTATTAAAAACTAACACTTGCAAATTTTTActgtttcaaaaattatttaaaaaatcccTACTGGAAATGCTCTAATCTCATGAGTCCAGTCTCTAGATAAGGACCAAACAAATTCTTCTATTGTCAATAATAACCCTACAACTAAAACCAGCAAAGATATTTATTCTAAATGAGCTACAACTAAAATATTTAGAAtacttttttttgttaaaaaaaaaaatcagtactTGATTAATCCAAAACATCAAAAAGTAATTAAGATCATACAAgaattgaagattttttttttcttcaattcttctgtTCTTTTACCTACAAGAATTGAAGATAAAAGAACGTTTAGTAcaatctaattttaaaattggCCCCTttgttaacaaattaaattaactatCATATCCAGTATCCACACAATATTTCAAAGACAAAAAGTTAACAATTCACAGTTAACAAGAAGACAGAGAAGGTGAAGTGAAGGTTGTAAATAGCCAAAtaaaatgacaagaaattaaagctCTGTAACAAACTTATCAGCTCAACTAAGATAGTAATACATAGAGATACAGCTGAACTAAGATAGTAATACATAGAGATACAGCTGAATTAGTCTAGTCTGGACTAAATTTCATCATAGACTTCTGAGCAGGCCACACTGAGAATAGTAGAATACAAGGCCACATCATATCATATGTCACCAGGAAGACGACTGCTTACACTTCCTCACAACCTTTACATAGAAACAATTAAGGAAAACAATTAAGTCAATGATCAAACATTGAGAgtttttggtaaatagttgttagctgatactGTTATGAGTTTGACTAGTCGATAGCATTAgttaattgtagaaaagtgttttgATAAATCATCTGTTAACTGATAGTTAATTACATGCAAAacgactttctcaaaaaacttatGGAAAAAGTTGCCTTCAGcaggttttttttattttttttgaaagaaataaaaataaactgttataaaaagctaattaatcaaacacttatattgattatGTAACCAAGTCAGtggtcaaataaataaaaattgactgataagctaactatgttaccaaacagggtcattgGCCCTGTTTGCAAAAATAGCTAGtctatcagctaattttagcttatttgaccactattagctatttgattttgttaaaaaattaatacaaggttaatcaactttttgtaactctaaaatgctaaaattcaaaaagttgctcaaagaaactttttcaattagttttttgagaaaagaaagtaTACCAAAAAACTataagctaacaactaatttgcCAAACACTTCTCCTACAATCAGCTCATGTTAACCTCTAACTCAATCACCTAACAGCAACTAATAGTCATTTACCACACAGGGCAATTGTCAAAATGTGTCATTCAAAGATTTGAGAGAAATACTTACACTTATCTTCTGTAGAGAGCAACAATGTCTTCATTTAAGCGTTTTGTCTCAAGAAGCATATCACCACAATTCTGTGGATCCACAGGCTGCATATTGAAATCAGGATCCCCATTATATTCATTCCACTCAAACCACATCTTTGAGATGGACTCCTTCTTAAAGCAAGTGGAGTGATCTTCCTCCTCAGGGGATCCAGAAGCCACCAATCTGTAAACATATACCATCTTCACCTGCCCGGGCCTGAATGCTCGCCCGATAGCCTGGCGAGTGACCGAGGGGTTCAAGTGAACATCCAATATCACAATCCGCGAAGCACCAACCAACGATATGCCTTCCCCACAAGCTTTGATTGAGCCAAAGAAGACACGAGCTTGCGGGGAAGTGTTGAATAGCTCCATCGAAGACTCCCGTGTTGCTGAGTCTGAATCCCCGGTGATCGAAAAGATTTCCTTGCCAGTACTATAGCCCTTGGAATTGATGGTTAGCCTTTCCAGGAACTTCATGGGCAGCAAATACTGGCTAAACACTAGCAGCTTTTCACCCATGGCTTCACATAGGTTTAGAAGGTTTAGGTAAAATTTGGCCTTTACCCCTTCTCTTATCTCCAAATCAGCCAGGGTGTTATCAATCCTTTGATCATCTACTCTGCTGAGATCCTTAAGGCCATGGTGCACACAAATTGCACTTCCTTCTGAGCTTATTTTGAACTTTGAACCCTCCATTTTCAGTTTATCAACTGACCTTTTCTGTTTGGGATGAAGCTTTAGAAAAACAGTGAAATCCATCAGCCCAAGGAGATCATCCAGGGAATCCCCTTTGTAGTACTGAAGAACATCCTTTGTCATTTCCCTTAAATCGCATACAAGGGAAGCTTTCCTCTTGAAATCACTGTCATTTAACAGTGTCTTCTCGACTATATCCAAGAAAAAACTGTCTGAACTTTGCTGCTTATTGTTCCTTCTCCCAGCTGGGATTGAAGCTGTGCTCAGAATTCTTCTCATGATTGCTCTCGACCTCTCGAGCTTCAGAAACTGAGGACGAACGAGGTTGAGAATGTTGAACACCTCGTTCACATGATTCTGGTACAACGTCCCAGAAAGCACAACCTTTCGAGGCGTCTTGACTTTTGCAAGGGCACTCATGATGTCTGTGTCTTGATTCCTCGAAGTATGGCCCTCATCCAGAATCAGAATCGAGGGGCACTTCAGCAGAATCTCTTGACAGGCAGCCGAAGCCTTGTTACTGCATAAATCGCACACGATTGATGAGAATTGTTTGTACCCCAGAAACATAATGCTCCTCTTCTCAGCCCATTGCCTTAAAACCCCCAGCTGTTGTGATCTGTTATCAGCTCTGACAGAATAAAAATCATACAGAGGAAAATCCTCCTCAATCTGCCAATTCTGGAATTCTTTCTTCCAGGTTCCCAGTATCCCTCTTGGCAGCACTACCAAAGGCCTTGCTTCAGGATATTTAGCCATGAAACTCTGCAGAAAACTTATGATCATAAAAGTCTTCCCCGATCCAGGAGCATGAGCCATGATACACCCCCCTGGATTCTCTGCCACCAAATTTCTAGCAAGAAAATTGAACCCCTCGACTTGGTGGGGTTTCATAATCGCTCTGTGCCTTGGATGAACATAAATTTCAACCACTGGAAGCTCCTGATATGAGTGGATAGGCTCAGGAAGGTTTTCATCAGCATTCCCTGAACCCCTTGCTCCCTGCCTGGGATAGGTTCTCTGTCTCTTTGGTTCCTTgatgaacataaaaaataaaattaggaaacaatgaaagaaacaaaatgacATTCTAATTCTCAAAAGTGGacagaaataatataatgcagaGAATTACAGACCTTTGCAAACGGATAATCGATAATGGTCTCAATGCTTTTCTGAATTAGTCCACAGATTCGACACACAAGGCCAGTATCATCTGTTAGGATGAAAGAATGCTCACAGTTTTCTCCATCTCTTTTTCCTGTGTTTTCATCAGCCAAAGCTTCCACAGGAGTTTCCTGtttcataacacaaaaattaaattctcaaAAGATTATGGTCAtgcatgtttggtaacatagttaacttatcagctaattttgactGATTAGATCATTATTacctgtttgacttggttaaacattcaatataagtgtttgattaattagctttttataacattttattgcttcaaaatgttaaaatttaaaaagttgctcaaagtagTTTTTTTCAATAAGCTGGTTGAGAAGTCATTTTGCATTTaattagctatcagctaacagttacAGCTCGTTTGGTTCATTAGAAAGTATTTgaaagaaatgaaattcaaatttcatggaaaacaaattatgaGGAAAATAGATTCTATTGTTTGATttgtggaaaagaaattactgagaatatgaattctattgtttggttgggtttggaatggtaatgaattataaatataaagatcAATATACCCTTAACAATAATAgtgataaaaattatatacatgtgtaattaataGACTTTaatgagggtaaaatagtccaattGTGTTATACTTTCTTCCTAAAttctttggaaaacaaaatacaatcTTTTactaggattttgttttccttcacttttgAGAAATAGAATtccaatgaaaaatattttctatccaaccaaacaacataaaacatcGTTTTCCTCCAGTtttaggaaaacattttccatggaaaagagtttccatccaaccaaacacccctttAATTTACCAAGtatctttttacaatcagctaattctatcaactagtcaaacacaGTGACCCAATCAATTAATAGCTAACAACTaatagctatttaccaaacactcttGTTGGTTTAGATGagcacaaaacaaaacaaagcaaatttACCTTTGAGCTTTCCAAGGAAAATGCCATTTCCGTCCAAATACCATCTAAGTTATCAGAATGATCACcattattattttgttgattACCATCATTCCCTACCTGTGTCAGGTTATAACAGTAGAATATATGTAAAAGAACAGAACAAAAGTGAACTAAAAGCACACCAGACCGTACAGGAATATACTTACTGCCCAGGAGTCTGCTTCATGTTCCATTTGTGTACAATGACACAATGTTGTATTGGTTATTCTTTTTCTTGTCTCGGGTAACGACTCtgttaacaaaaatttaaaataattaaatacacacTATGTAAATGAGTGCATATTTCTGCAGGCTACTACTTACATACATgaataaaagtataataatacattttttatgtgcattttcttttttgggaAACTTGTTAAATTCTAATATGCccttttctaaattttcaattttcaattgaaCACCAAAAGTTTATTGCAACTATTTTCTTGTAACTCCAATCCCtattgcaatattttttttgggaggTTTTCATGAACTTTTACTCAACTATTCACTGAAATAACACAACAAATATAAACTAGCAATGGAAGAACTATGAACTTTATAAAGAGTcacaaaatctttaaaaaaatcgttagacaactaaaaaaaaaaaaataatcaagccCAATTTCAAATCATTCCATCTCATCTTTACCCATACACTTACTAACATTACATTAATTAATAGTATTAAGATTGGAGTAAAAAATTGGAGTGAGTAAACAATAATTATTCAAAACAAGCACAATAAATGTGATAAAGTGACTATATGAAAAATTTATCATATTAATGCATGTTAGAAAGACTTTCATTCGCTTTTGGGTTATCACACATTTAAGGTCACTTTTTCATAATACTTGGATGccctttaatttttcaaatacatGAGAAAAAGTAATGTTAACGGTTGCCGatgagaaagagagaaaataacAACGATTGTGAAGCAATAGAGATTAGGTAAGGTTGGTGTGGCAGCGGATGGAAAGCAAAGTGAAAGAGATGAGAATTAGATTGTGTAGGTTAAGTGCACCTGCAAGGAAGTGAAACGCATGTGCGGGGCTCGTGCGCCGAAACTCTAGgatgaaaaacaaaatcatgAAACTACTCTTGATCCAATccgtatttaattataaaaataattaaaaaggaattCGTAAATTTTTAGAGttggatgaagaaaagaaagaaagaaattaattcGCACATAACATTTTTAACTATTTTAAGAAATTGACTAGAATCCTTTAAAAGAAATGTAACATTTTTCATTAAGAAAAATGATTATGGTGCAAGTTATTATGGCCTTCAACAGTCATTAAGTGGTGTCATAATTAGTATTGTAACGGTTGTAACGAAAACCGTTACAAAGTctatattgatggcatatagACTATAAAAGGATAGGTCCCCCACTGTACAGGTTATTGTCTTTTGGCAAACTATACACCATCTATACTGAACCTTTGAACAAGTGGGAGACACTCTGCATACTACTACAACAACTACAGCAGATCAAAGGCAATTCTAAGGAACAACTATGGCCAGAGGTTAGTCATATTTGCAACAATatgcttacatttggtatcagagtctatttatctctgcctagttgttcaaattgattatgttttgcAATAGTATATCCTGAAAATACTGCAAATATCCTATTTATATGCAATTTGATATAAAATGTTTGTTGTACATGCATATTCTGTTGTATATATCATTCCAGAATAACTttctaataaatgtatatatacatatatggatatgcgtgtaaatatatatttatatattgttcagtacaaaaaaagaaagagttaattaccggaTTGGTCGACTATTGGAATTtaaccactttggtcctcgataatttttcttgctcaattaagttctcgactttgaaaaaattaaccaatttggtcctacgTTTATTTTGCGGTTAAATAACCGTTAAACCGGGACTGGattggtaatttttatatagtcaagggaccatttcggtaattaatttttgactgaaatggtctcttgactacaatgaaattactaatttggtcccgatttaaagGATATCAAACAGTAAAACAAATGGAGgatcaaattgattaattttttcaaagtcgagaacTTAATTAGGCAAGAAAAATTTCGAGggccaaagtggtgaaatcccaattgtcgagggaccaaatcggtaattaactcaaaaaggAATGAAATTAGGGTTTCTCCTTTGAGGTTCTAGCCGGCAACCATTCGAATGGTCGCCGGTGCGCCTCTCTTTCCGGCAACCTCGACCGTCGTTGGGCGGCAAAGAAACAACGaaatcattaaaaaagaaacaaaaacctGGCCACGGATTTGTTTGCCAATTTTTGGGCTCGGATTTGTCGATTGGGTCTAGTCTGGTGACAGCGACGGCGAAGCAGGGTTTTCCCGCGGTGGCGTCGTCGTTGCTGCTCTTTCCGGCGAACGGCGAGGCTAGTAAATGGTGCGGCTGGGGACGGCGGAGGGATGGCGGCGCTGAGTCTCAAGATGGCGAGCACCACTAGCTTCGACCGATCTCTCTTCCGATTCGGtaatctctctctctaggtTTATGTTTTTGTTAAGCATTAAGAAGCTAATAAAGGGAATTGAAGTTGGACCAtgattgttttaattaattctttgtttatttaattaattggacatactatttgcattgtttatattaagGGCGGCACGGTGCTAGATGGAAAGAAAAGTGAAAGAGTTGAGAATTAGGTTTTACATAGGTTAAGTGCACCTGCACGAGCAGTAGTATCTCTGTGCAGGTCTCGTGCGTCGAAACCCAAGGATGGAAAGTGAAGTAAAATTATCCTTCAACATCccctatttaattataaaaatcattaaaaaggGAGTAAATTTTTAGAGttggatgaagaaaaaaaagaaagaaattattttgcGCATAGCCTTTGTGATTTCCATGGAAAATGTCATTTCCTTCCAAATATCATCTAAGTTATGAGAATCATCACCATTAT contains the following coding sequences:
- the LOC116004703 gene encoding protein CHROMATIN REMODELING 35-like, yielding MEHEADSWAVGNDGNQQNNNGDHSDNLDGIWTEMAFSLESSKETPVEALADENTGKRDGENCEHSFILTDDTGLVCRICGLIQKSIETIIDYPFAKEPKRQRTYPRQGARGSGNADENLPEPIHSYQELPVVEIYVHPRHRAIMKPHQVEGFNFLARNLVAENPGGCIMAHAPGSGKTFMIISFLQSFMAKYPEARPLVVLPRGILGTWKKEFQNWQIEEDFPLYDFYSVRADNRSQQLGVLRQWAEKRSIMFLGYKQFSSIVCDLCSNKASAACQEILLKCPSILILDEGHTSRNQDTDIMSALAKVKTPRKVVLSGTLYQNHVNEVFNILNLVRPQFLKLERSRAIMRRILSTASIPAGRRNNKQQSSDSFFLDIVEKTLLNDSDFKRKASLVCDLREMTKDVLQYYKGDSLDDLLGLMDFTVFLKLHPKQKRSVDKLKMEGSKFKISSEGSAICVHHGLKDLSRVDDQRIDNTLADLEIREGVKAKFYLNLLNLCEAMGEKLLVFSQYLLPMKFLERLTINSKGYSTGKEIFSITGDSDSATRESSMELFNTSPQARVFFGSIKACGEGISLVGASRIVILDVHLNPSVTRQAIGRAFRPGQVKMVYVYRLVASGSPEEEDHSTCFKKESISKMWFEWNEYNGDPDFNMQPVDPQNCGDMLLETKRLNEDIVALYRR